One genomic window of Coffea eugenioides isolate CCC68of chromosome 1, Ceug_1.0, whole genome shotgun sequence includes the following:
- the LOC113776111 gene encoding glucan endo-1,3-beta-glucosidase-like — protein MTTILTFFGLVLLSLKITGVQSIGVCYGLNGNNLPSKQDVINLYNRYGIQRMRIYAPDHEVLNALRGTNIELLVDVANEDIQSIATNPSAAANWVQNNIKNYSPAVKFRYIAVGNEVSLSSSIAQYVGPAMERIQSALASAGLQNQIKVSTSIAGNLLSVSYPPSQGSFSNEAKPFIKPIINLLVQNNAPLLVNVYPYFSYIGDPVNIHLDYALFTSQRTVVQDGSFGYQNIFDAILDAHYSALDKEGGSNVNIVVSETGWPSDGNPPAASSGNAGTYYRNVISHVKSGQGTPRRPGRGIETYLFAMFDENQKPGAETERHFGLFFPNQQSKYGISFN, from the exons ATGACAACTATCCTGACTTTCTTTGGGCTGGTTTTGCTTAGTCTTAAAATCACAG GGGTGCAATCTATAGGCGTTTGTTATGGGCTAAATGGCAACAATCTACCATCAAAACAGGACGTCATAAATCTCTACAATAGATATGGCATCCAAAGAATGAGAATTTATGCCCCAGACCATGAAGTTCTCAATGCTCTAAGAGGAACCAATATAGAACTTCTAGTCGATGTTGCCAACGAAGACATTCAATCCATTGCGACCAATCCTTCGGCAGCTGCAAATTGGGTTCAAAACAACATCAAAAATTACTCACCAGCTGTGAAGTTCAGATACATAGCGGTTGGAAATGAAGTATCATTAAGTTCTAGCATCGCTCAATATGTCGGTCCAGCCATGGAAAGGATACAAAGTGCATTAGCTTCGGCGGGGCTTCAGAACCAAATCAAGGTTTCAACATCAATAGCTGGAAATCTGTTAAGCGTTTCTTATCCTCCCTCACAAGGATCATTTTCAAACGAGGCTAAACCATTCATTAAACCTATAATTAATCTTCTAGTCCAAAATAATGCACCATTGCTAGTCAATGTGTATCCCTACTTCAGCTATATCGGTGATCCAGTCAACATTCATCTCGATTATGCATTATTCACCTCACAAAGAACTGTTGTTCAAGATGGCTCGTTTGGATATCAAAACATTTTTGATGCAATTTTGGATGCTCATTATTCAGCTCTAGATAAAGAAGGTGGTTCTAATGTCAACATTGTTGTGTCGGAAACTGGCTGGCCATCGGATGGGAATCCTCCTGCTGCATCATCTGGAAATGCAGGCACTTACTATAGGAATGTGATTAGCCATGTTAAGAGTGGACAAGGGACTCCAAGGAGGCCTGGAAGAGGTATAGAAACTTATCTGTTTGCCATGTTTGATGAAAACCAGAAGCCTGGAGCAGAGACAGAGAGACATTTTGGCCTCTTTTTTCCAAATCAACAGTCTAAGTATGGAATCAGTTTCAACTAA
- the LOC113781759 gene encoding glucan endo-1,3-beta-glucosidase-like, with the protein MTSILTLLGVFLLSLRVTGVQSIGVCYGLNGNNLQSSQDVINLYNQNGIQKMRIYSPVPEVLNALRGTNIELLIDVANEDIQALATDPSAAANWVQNNIQSYSPDVKFRYIAVGNEVSLSSSIAQYVGPAMGNIQNALASAGLEDQIKVSTSISAGLLGISYPPSQGSFSNEARPFMTPIINFLVQNNAPLLVNVYPYFSYIGDEADISLDYALFTSQGTVVQDGSFGYQNIFDAVLDAHYSALEKEGGSNVEIVVSETGWPSDGNPPAASSENAGNYYKNVISHVNSGQATPRRPGRGIETYLFAMFDENDKSGAETEKHFGLFFPNQQSKYGISFN; encoded by the exons ATGACTAGTATTCTAACTTTGCTTGGGGTTTTTTTGCTGAGTCTCAGAGTCACAG GGGTACAATCTATAGGCGTCTGCTATGGGCTCAATGGAAACAATCTACAATCAAGTCAGGATGTTATAAATCTTTACAATCAAAATGGCATCCAAAAAATGAGAATTTACTCTCCTGTCCCAGAAGTTCTCAATGCTTTAAGAGGAACTAATATAGAACTTCTAATCGATGTTGCCAATGAAGACATTCAGGCCCTTGCAACCGATCCTTCAGCAGCTGCAAATTGGGTTCAGAACAACATACAAAGTTACTCACCAGATGTGAAATTCAGATATATAGCAGTTGGAAATGAAGTATCATTAAGTTCTAGCATTGCTCAATATGTTGGTCCAGCCATGGGAAATATACAAAATGCATTAGCATCAGCAGGTCTTGAGGACCAAATCAAGGTTTCAACATCAATATCTGCAGGTCTGCTAGGGATTTCTTATCCTCCCTCACAAGGCTCATTCTCGAACGAGGCTAGACCATTCATGACACCTATAATTAATTTCCTAGTCCAAAATAATGCACCATTGCTAGTCAATGTGTACCCGTACTTCAGCTATATTGGTGATGAAGCCGACATTTCACTCGATTATGCATTATTCACCTCACAAGGAACAGTTGTTCAAGACGGTTCGTTTGGATATCAAAACATTTTTGATGCAGTTTTGGATGCTCATTATTCAGCTCTAGAAAAAGAAGGTGGTTCTAATGTGGAGATTGTTGTATCAGAAACTGGCTGGCCATCTGATGGGAACCCTCCTGCTGCATCATCTGAAAATGCTGGCAATTACTATAAGAATGTTATTAGCCATGTTAATAGTGGTCAAGCCACTCCAAGAAGGCCTGGAAGAGGTATAGAAACTTATTTGTTTGCCATGTTTGATGAAAACGACAAGTCTGGAGCGGAGACCGAGAAACATTTTGGCCTCTTTTTTCCAAATCAGCAGTCTAAGTATGGAATTAGTTTCAATTAA
- the LOC113770942 gene encoding glucan endo-1,3-beta-glucosidase-like — protein sequence MTGTDEHAPQPHKDLDDGGINSGYKNATYNSRMTTVLALLVLFLLIARISGAQYIGISYGLNGNSLPSKQDVINLYNRNGIHRMRIYAPVPEVLNALRGTNIELLVDVANEDIQSIATNPSAAVNWVQNNIKNYSPAVKFRYISVGSEVPLSSNIAQYVGPAMEKIQNALASAGLQNQIKVSTSISAGLLSVSYPPSQGLFSNEAKPFIKPIIDLLVRNNAPLLVNVYPFFSYIGDPVDISLDYALFSSRGIVVQDGSFGYHNIFDAILDAHYAALEKEGGSNVEIVVSETGWPSDGNPPAASFANAGTYYRNVISHVKSGKGTPRRPGRGIETYLFAMFDENQKPGAQTERHFGLFFPDQQPKYGITFD from the exons CAACGTACAACAGTAGGATGACTACTGTCCTGGCCTTACTTGTGCTGTTTTTGCTTATTGCTAGGATCTCAG GGGCACAATATATAGGCATCTCTTATGGGCTAAATGGCAACAGTCTACCCTCAAAACAAGACGTTATCAATCTTTACAATCGAAATGGCATCCACAGAATGCGAATTTATGCCCCAGTCCCTGAAGTTCTCAATGCTCTAAGAGGAACCAACATAGAGCTTCTAGTTGATGTTGCCAATGAAGACATTCAATCCATTGCAACCAATCCTTCAGCAGCTGTAAATTGGGTTcaaaacaacataaaaaattACTCACCAGCTGTGAAGTTCAGGTACATATCGGTTGGAAGTGAAGTACCATTGAGTTCTAACATTGCTCAATATGTTGGTCCGGCCATGGAAAAGATACAGAATGCATTAGCATCAGCAGGTCTTCAGAACCAAATCAAGGTTTCAACATCAATATCTGCAGGTCTGCTAAGCGTTTCTTATCCTCCCTCGCAAGGTTTGTTTTCGAACGAGGCTAAACCATTCATTAAACCTATAATTGATCTGCTAGTCCGAAATAATGCACCATTGCTAGTCAATGTGTACCCGTTCTTCAGCTATATTGGTGACCCAGTCGACATTTCACTAGATTATGCATTGTTTAGCTCAAGAGGTATTGTTGTTCAAGATGGTTCGTTTGGATATCATAACATTTTTGATGCAATTCTGGATGCTCATTATGCTGCTCTAGAAAAAGAAGGCGGTTCTAATGTCGAGATTGTCGTATCAGAAACTGGCTGGCCATCTGATGGAAACCCTCCTGCCGCTTCATTTGCAAATGCAGGCACTTACTATAGGAACGTGATTAGCCATGTTAAGAGTGGAAAAGGGACTCCAAGAAGGCCCGGAAGAGGTATAGAAACTTATCTGTTTGCCATGTTTGATGAAAACCAGAAGCCTGGAGCGCAGACAGAAAGACATTTTGGCCTCTTTTTTCCAGATCAACAGCCTAAGTATGGAATTACTTTCGACTAA